From the genome of Rhineura floridana isolate rRhiFlo1 chromosome 7, rRhiFlo1.hap2, whole genome shotgun sequence, one region includes:
- the RNPEPL1 gene encoding aminopeptidase RNPEPL1 isoform X2 — protein MQVLMSATQSTYEEEEGTYQFYMEYPIPAYLVALVAGDLVPADIGPRSKVWAEPCLLSTAISKLSGRVERWLSAAENLYGPYIWGRYDIVFLPPSFPIVAMENPCLTFIISSILESDEFLIIDVIHEVAHSWFGNAVTNATWEEMWLSEGLATYAQRRITTETYGAAFTCLETAFRLDALHRQMKLLGEDNPVSKLQVKLEPGVNPSNLMNLFTYEKGYCFVYYLSQLCGDPARFDAFLRAYIEKYKFTSVVAQDLLDSFLAFFPELNEQCIDSKTGLEFERWLYATGPPLIEPDLSQGSSLTSPVETLFSLWTTEPLDAVAAASSVNITEWRTFQTVLFLDRLLDGSPLPHEVISKLSECYSVQLDGMNAEIRIRWLQIIVRNDYYPDLHKVRRFLENQMSRMYTIPLYEDLCTGTLKSFALEVFYQTQNQLHPNLRKTIQQILTQGLNPLLAMDTTAVAADAPAAGLEDKTPEAAHSAISLRDVNVSA, from the exons ATGCAAGTGTTGATGAGTGCTACCCAAAGTACCTACGAGGAGGAAGAAGGCACCTACCAGTTCTACATGGAATATCCAATTCCTGCTTATCTGGTGGCACTGGTAGCAGGGGATCTTGTACCAGCAGACATTGGTCCCAG GAGCAAAGTGTGGGCAGAACCATGCCTGCTGTCAACAGCTATCAGCAAACTCTCGGGTAGGGTTGAACGCTGGCTCAGTGCTGCAGAGAACCTCTATGGCCCCTATATATGGGGAAG GTATGACATCGTTTTccttcccccctctttccccattgTTGCCATGGAGAATCCATGCCTGACCTTCATAATCTCTTCCATCCTGGAGAGTGATGAGTTCCTCATCATCGACGTCATCCACGAGGTGGCCCACAGCTGGTTTGGCAACGCGGTCACCAATGCCACGTGGGAAGAGATGTGGCTGAGTGAAGGACTAGCCACTTACGCTCAGCGCCGGATCACCACTGAGACCTATG GTGCTGCCTTTACGTGCCTGGAGACTGCCTTCCGTCTTGATGCCCTCCACAGACAAATGAAGCTCCTTGGAGAGGACAATCCTGTTAGCAAGCTTCAGGTTAAGCTGGAGCCAG GTGTGAATCCTAGCAATCTGATGAACCTCTTCACGTATGAGAAAGGTTACTGCTTTGTTTACTACCTGTCTCAGCTCTGTGGAGACCCGGCACGCTTTGATGCCTTCCTTCGA GCCTACATCGAGAAGTACAAGTTTACTAGCGTTGTGGCCCAAGATCTCTTGGATTCCTTCCTGGCTTTCTTTCCAGAACTGAATGAACAATGCATTGATAGCAAAACAG GACTAGAGTTTGAACGCTGGCTCTATGCAACAGGCCCTCCTTTAATTGAGCCAGACTTATCTCAGGGATCCAGTCTGACCAGCCCAGTGGAGACACTCTTTAGTCTCTGGACCACAGAGCCTCTGGATGCTGTGGCTGCTGCTAGCAGTGTCAATATCACAGAGTGGCGAACTTTCCAAACTGTGCTTTTCCTGGACCGGCTATTGGATGGGTCGCCGCTGCCTCATG AGGTGATATCGAAGCTGTCTGAATGCTACTCGGTTCAGTTGGATGGCATGAATGCAGAGATTCGTATCCGCTGGCTGCAGATCATCGTCCGCAACGACTACTATCCTGACCTTCACAAAGTCCGGCGTTTCTTGGAAAACCAG ATGTCGCGGATGTACACAATTCCGTTGTATGAGGACCTCTGCACTGGCACCCTGAAGTCGTTTGCCTTAGAAGTTTTCTACCAGACCCAGAACCAGTTGCACCCCAACTTGCGGAAGACCATTCAGCAGATCTTGACCCAGGGCCTGAACCCGCTGCTTGCCATGGACACGACAGCTGTTGCTGCAGACGCTCCGGCTGCCGGCCTTGAGGACAAAACCCCAGAAGCTGCACACAGTGCCATTTCTCTCAGGGACGTAAATGTGTCTGCTTAG